A window from Mustela erminea isolate mMusErm1 chromosome 17, mMusErm1.Pri, whole genome shotgun sequence encodes these proteins:
- the RGS2 gene encoding LOW QUALITY PROTEIN: regulator of G-protein signaling 2 (The sequence of the model RefSeq protein was modified relative to this genomic sequence to represent the inferred CDS: inserted 1 base in 1 codon; deleted 2 bases in 2 codons; substituted 2 bases at 2 genomic stop codons), whose amino-acid sequence MQSAMFLAVQHDCGSMDKSSGNSPKSEEKLGKNERTLLKDWKTRLSYFLQKFILSWEAQTGKKSKQQTFIKXAFPXEAQLWSEAFDELLASKYGLAAFRAFLKSEFCEENIEFWLACEDFKKTKSPQKLSSKARKIYTDFIEKEAPKEINIDFQTKTLIAXNIQEATSGCFTTAQKRVYSLMENNSYPRFLESEFYQDLCKKPQITTEPHAT is encoded by the exons ATGCAAAGTGCCATGTTCCTGGCTGTCCAGCACGACTGCGGATCCATGGACAAGAGCTCCGGCAACAGCCCCAAGAGCGAGGAGAAGCTGGGAAAAAATGAGCGGACCCT attaaaagatTGGAAGACCCGTTTGAGCTACTTCTTGCAAAAATTCATCCTCTCCTGGGAAGCCCAAACTGGCAAGAAAAGCAAACAGCAAACGTTCATCAAGTAA GCCTTCCCCTGAGAAGCACAACTGTGGTCAGAAGCATTTGATGAGCTGCTAGCCAGTAAAT aTGGTCTTGCTGCATTCAGggcttttttaaaatctgagtttTGTGAAGAAAATATTGAATTCTGGCTGGCCTGTGAAGACTTCAAAAAAACCAAGTCACCCCAAAAACTGTCCTCCAAAGCAAGGAAAATATATACTgat ttcatagaaaaagaagCTCCAAAAGAG ataaacatagATTTTCAAACCAAAACTCTGATTG CAAATATACAAGAAGCTACAAGTGGCTGCTTTACAACTGCCCAGAAG AGGGTCTACAGCTTGATGGAGAACAACTCTTATCCCCGTTTCTTGGAGTCAGAATTTTACCAGGACTTGTGTAAAAAGCCTCAGATCACCACTGAGCCCCACGCCACATga